GGTGGTGCGACTCGGCGGTAGTGCGGATGCGGTCGATCGACTGGATTATTATGTCGAGCGCCGTGTCGACGCCGATGGTGATGTCCGAGCCGTGGAGATCGTTGTCGACAGTGGAGGCGACCCCGGCCACAGCCAGTCCCATCCTGCCAAGCTCATGGGCGCCCGCCTGGGAGCCGTTGCCGCCGATGACGATCAGGCCATCGATGTTCTCGCGCCGCAGGTTCTCCACCGCCCGGCCCCTGGCAGCCTCGCTCTCGCGGAACTCCCGGCTGCGGGCCGTCCCCAGGAAGGTGCCGCCCAGGTGCAATATCTCGCTGACGTCACGGTTCCCCAGGGGGATGACGTCGCCTTCGATCAGGCCCTCGAAGCCGTTGCGGACCCCGAACATCTCCATGCCGATGTCGGTGCCCACCCGCACGATAGCCCGGACCGCCGCGTTCATCCCCGGCGCGTCGCCGCCACTGGTGACGACTGCTATGCGTTTCATGAAAGGACCTCCAGGCTTACTGGCACGGACAGCCGGCGATCCGCCGGCCTAAAAACCATAACTCGGCAGGAAGAGCTGGTAGATCGGCCGGATGACCGACGACAGCATATTGGTATTGAGCATCACGAGCAGCAGGAGCATAACGAACATCATCCCGTAGCGGTCGAGCTGCACCCATTTGATGTATGACTTCGGCGGCAGCAGCGCGCCGACGATGCGCGAGCCGTCAAGCGGCGGCACCGGGATCAGGTTGAACACCATAAGGATGACGTTCAGCTGGAAGATGCGGAAGATTGAGATCGGGATAAGCCCTTCCACCAGATCGGGATCCGGATAAAAGACGTTCAGCGCCAACGCCGCCAGCGCCGCCAGCAGCAGGTTGGCCGCGGGGCCGGCCATGCCGACCCACATCATCCCGTACTGATGCGACTTGAAGTATCCAGGATTGACCGGCACCGGCTTGGCCCAGCCGAAAAGCATGGCGCCATTCGAGAACAGGAATGTCACCGCCAGCATCAGTGTCCCCAGCGGATCGAGGTGCTGCAGGGGGTTGAGCGAGAGACGCTTGAGGTTCTTCGCGGTCCTGTCGCCCAGCCGGTAGGCCATGTAGCCGTGCGATACCTCATGGAAGGTCATGGAAAAAAGCAGCACCGGCGCCGTGACCGCCAGCTGCAAAAGCAGTTCACTCATTCTTGTTCCCTCTCGCTACTTCGATTAATTCCCGGAACCGGCCTGCCCCGCGGGCTCGCCGCTCCCGGCTGAATTCCTGTTCATCCGCCTGATTCTGAATTCCTGTTCATCCGCCTGATTATCTGTTCCGCCGCGCGCATCTCAGAGTCCCTGCCATCCACCTTGCCCTCGAGCTTGAGCAGCTTCACCTGGGTGAGGACCTCCCCCACCTCCGGCGATTCCTTGAGGCCCAGCTCCAGCAGATCCTTGCCGCTGATGCCTAGTGAAGTATAGCGGAGCTCCCTGAGAAATAGTTCGATGGCATCGCGGGCGCTGCCCTCGCCGGCCTCGGCCCAGGCAAGCAGCAGGCCTTCAGCAGGCAGTCTCGCCAGCAGGTCATAAAGGTCAGGCCTGCTCATCTCGGAGCCCGCCATCCGCTCCAGCACCCTGCGGGCGAGGACGACGCCGCCGGCAATCACCGTGGCGTCGGAGTTGCGCAATTTCAGCCGCTCGGTCCAGCTGGCAAGCTGCTCCGGATCCAGCCGGCGGGCCATGCAGACCAGCCGCAGCCGCCAGAGACGGATCTCCTCGCGCATCCTCAACTCTTTGACAGCGCGGTCCGCCTGTGTTACCAGCTCAGCCGTCTCCGCGTCAGCCGCCAGCGACGGATGGATCGAGGGCGCGATGCCCAGCTCGCCGATCCGCTGGATCGAATGGCCGACCTCGGGCTCGGACAGCAGCCAGATCAGCTCATCGCGCAACCTGGCTGAGGAAAGGTCGCCGACCAGGTTCATCTCGACGCAACCACGCGCCAGACCCAAAGTATGCGAGTTCATCCGGAAGCCCAGCCGGTTCTCGTAGCGGATAGCCCGGAAGATCCGGGTCGGGTCTTCGATAAAACTCAGGTTGTGCAGCACCCGGATGACCTTGTTCTCGATGTCGCGCAGGCCCCCGAAGAAATCGAGCAGCCGCCCGAAGTCATGGGCCGTCAGCGACACCGCCATGGCGTTGATAGTGAAATCGCGCCGGTAAAGATCGTGTTTGATGGAAGAATGTTCAACCGTAGGCAACGCCGCCGGGTAATCGTAGAATTCTGTGCGGGTCGTTGCCACATCCACCCGCAGCTCGGGCTGCACCTGGTCGAGCACCACCACGGCCGTATTGAATTTCTGATGTGCCCTGACGCGGCCACCCAGCGCCTTCGCCAGGTGCTCCGCGAAATCGATCCCGTCGCCCTCCACAGCTATGTCGATATCGTAATTGGGCTGGTCGAGGATCATGTCGCGGACGAAGCCGCCAACCAGATAAACACCGCGATAATCGGTACTGAGTTTCTGTACCGCTTCGAAAACCGGGGCGATGCTCGGGAGCGCCGCCAGCCGGTCGCGGAAGTCGGCCTCACGCAGGACTGTCTCGCCGATCCCCTCCTCGACCTCGCTGCTGTGCAAAGTCCTCAGCACATCGGAGCGCGTGACGATCCCCGTCACCTGGTCGACCGGCACCTCCCGCCGTCCCTCCAGGCCCGACTGCACCACCGGCAGGCGGCCGACGGCACTCTCGGCCATCAGGCGCCGCAGCTCGTGCACGGTCGTGTTTTCCGAGACGGTCCTGACACCGCGTGACATTATGCCCTTCACTGGCGCGTGCTTCAGCTTATGGCCTACCGCCTTGTCCAGGTCCTTGCGCGAGACGATGCCCACAAGCATTTCCTTATCCCTGACACAGACGCCGCTGTGGCCGTAGCGCTGGCAGATCAGCAGCGCCTCGCCTATGGTCGTATGAGCCTCGACGAAATAGACCGGATGAGACATGATATCTCGCGCTCGCAGGGGCTCCTCGAGCACGCCAGGCAGGCTTTCGACCAGCAGCTGATGCGTCTCTTCAAGGCTCCTGCCTTTGACCATGGCCGATGACGCCTGGCTGTGTCCGCCGCCGCCAAGCGGCGCCAGCGCCTTCGCCACATCCAGCAGCCGGCTCTTGCTGCGGCCGACTACGAAGATCCGGTCCTCCATCTCCACCATGATTATCAAGGCCTGGCAGTCGGTGACGTCCATCATCTTATGGGCGACAACACTGAGGCCTTCAACATAACGGGGGCTTTGGAAAGAGGCGATAAACACTTCCACATCGCCGATGGTCGTCTGCTCCAGCTCGTCGATCAGCTGCAGCATCAGCTCCCGCTGCTCGTCGCTCAATGGATTATGGAGATACTTGCCGATCAGGCCCTGGCTTGCCCCCAGCCGCATGCACAGCGCGAGCGCCTCGGCGTCCCTCGGGGTGGTCGTGGGGAAGGTCAGCGATCCGGTATCCTCGTGGATGCCCAGGGCGAAGATGGTCGCCTCCAGCGGCGAGACCTCCAGGTGGCGGTCATGGATTATCTTCAGCATGGTCGTGACCAGCGAACCGTCACGGGAGAGCACATAGTTCTCGTCGGCGACAAAGACCGGTTTCTGGGAAAGGGAGCCCAGCCGGTGGTGGTCGAAGACGATCACCTCGACCTCTGGCGATGGACATATAGGCTCGAACTCGCCCAGGCGGCCGCAATGGATGGTATCGACGATGATCAGCCGCCGCACCTTGCCGAAATCGACCATGGAGACGTCGACCGTGTCGATCTCGTCAGCATGGAGGTTATAGAACTCGCGGACATTGCGGTTCAGCGAGCCGGGGA
Above is a window of Actinomycetota bacterium DNA encoding:
- a CDS encoding CBS domain-containing protein, producing the protein MNIPEVIVTHANTDFDGFAASVAAAKLYPEAKICFPGSLNRNVREFYNLHADEIDTVDVSMVDFGKVRRLIIVDTIHCGRLGEFEPICPSPEVEVIVFDHHRLGSLSQKPVFVADENYVLSRDGSLVTTMLKIIHDRHLEVSPLEATIFALGIHEDTGSLTFPTTTPRDAEALALCMRLGASQGLIGKYLHNPLSDEQRELMLQLIDELEQTTIGDVEVFIASFQSPRYVEGLSVVAHKMMDVTDCQALIIMVEMEDRIFVVGRSKSRLLDVAKALAPLGGGGHSQASSAMVKGRSLEETHQLLVESLPGVLEEPLRARDIMSHPVYFVEAHTTIGEALLICQRYGHSGVCVRDKEMLVGIVSRKDLDKAVGHKLKHAPVKGIMSRGVRTVSENTTVHELRRLMAESAVGRLPVVQSGLEGRREVPVDQVTGIVTRSDVLRTLHSSEVEEGIGETVLREADFRDRLAALPSIAPVFEAVQKLSTDYRGVYLVGGFVRDMILDQPNYDIDIAVEGDGIDFAEHLAKALGGRVRAHQKFNTAVVVLDQVQPELRVDVATTRTEFYDYPAALPTVEHSSIKHDLYRRDFTINAMAVSLTAHDFGRLLDFFGGLRDIENKVIRVLHNLSFIEDPTRIFRAIRYENRLGFRMNSHTLGLARGCVEMNLVGDLSSARLRDELIWLLSEPEVGHSIQRIGELGIAPSIHPSLAADAETAELVTQADRAVKELRMREEIRLWRLRLVCMARRLDPEQLASWTERLKLRNSDATVIAGGVVLARRVLERMAGSEMSRPDLYDLLARLPAEGLLLAWAEAGEGSARDAIELFLRELRYTSLGISGKDLLELGLKESPEVGEVLTQVKLLKLEGKVDGRDSEMRAAEQIIRRMNRNSESGG
- a CDS encoding site-2 protease family protein produces the protein MSELLLQLAVTAPVLLFSMTFHEVSHGYMAYRLGDRTAKNLKRLSLNPLQHLDPLGTLMLAVTFLFSNGAMLFGWAKPVPVNPGYFKSHQYGMMWVGMAGPAANLLLAALAALALNVFYPDPDLVEGLIPISIFRIFQLNVILMVFNLIPVPPLDGSRIVGALLPPKSYIKWVQLDRYGMMFVMLLLLVMLNTNMLSSVIRPIYQLFLPSYGF
- a CDS encoding ATP-dependent 6-phosphofructokinase, with translation MKRIAVVTSGGDAPGMNAAVRAIVRVGTDIGMEMFGVRNGFEGLIEGDVIPLGNRDVSEILHLGGTFLGTARSREFRESEAARGRAVENLRRENIDGLIVIGGNGSQAGAHELGRMGLAVAGVASTVDNDLHGSDITIGVDTALDIIIQSIDRIRTTAESHHRAFLIEVMGKSCGYLALAAGLAGGADVIVTPEFDIEPAEVEQQLAAAHARGKRYALAVVTDGARNNAQRCMEYFRSREDEIGYELRVTILGHVQRGGAPSSFDRILASRLGAAAVEFLAGGGSGRLAGWIDGGIALTPLEEVAAKTKQLDLDLWQLLGVLAK